In Myxococcus stipitatus, a single window of DNA contains:
- a CDS encoding M48 family metallopeptidase, producing the protein MTRRGVFVGLGLAALTVACQGLDASTLAGTGVKVLGSTAQASQRAKQTCGKLNVDPTVAEEYALGSAMAIEWVKEGGGLMLAARAEGGQGSPVHAGVHTYVNLVGKNLAAQSKRPTLEWTFGVIDDAKSVNALSAPGGYIFVTRALLAELENEGQLAGTLAHEIAHVVLKHSIQQYNKAKVDLCETAIYSDALVPGSGRLIAATKGDGTLDLDGDPALLDSAAQKTLGFFSKGNDQKMEFAADEMAVQLMVSAGYDPEDYRRLLAKTEEVTTVGSRHPKKAERVKRLVAYLATLKGAKDGEFSELSLEGLRSPPLEPTFVAAVRGVSSGVAKDGK; encoded by the coding sequence ATGACGCGCCGGGGCGTGTTCGTCGGACTGGGGCTCGCGGCGCTCACGGTGGCGTGTCAGGGGCTCGACGCGTCCACCCTGGCGGGCACCGGCGTGAAGGTGCTGGGCTCCACGGCGCAGGCGTCGCAGCGGGCGAAGCAGACGTGCGGGAAGCTCAACGTGGACCCCACGGTGGCGGAGGAGTACGCGCTGGGCAGCGCGATGGCCATCGAGTGGGTCAAGGAGGGCGGCGGGCTGATGCTCGCGGCGCGCGCCGAGGGGGGACAGGGCTCGCCGGTCCACGCGGGTGTCCACACCTACGTCAACCTCGTGGGCAAGAACCTCGCGGCGCAGTCCAAGCGCCCCACGCTCGAGTGGACGTTCGGCGTCATCGACGACGCGAAGAGCGTCAACGCCCTCTCCGCGCCGGGTGGCTACATCTTCGTCACCCGCGCGCTGCTGGCGGAGCTCGAGAACGAGGGGCAGCTGGCCGGCACGCTGGCGCACGAGATTGCCCACGTCGTGCTCAAGCACTCCATCCAGCAATACAACAAGGCCAAGGTGGACCTGTGCGAGACGGCCATCTACTCGGATGCCCTCGTCCCGGGCTCTGGGAGGCTCATCGCCGCGACCAAGGGCGACGGCACGCTCGACCTCGACGGAGACCCCGCCCTGCTCGACTCGGCGGCGCAGAAGACGCTGGGCTTCTTCAGCAAGGGCAATGACCAGAAGATGGAGTTCGCCGCGGACGAGATGGCGGTGCAGCTCATGGTCTCCGCGGGCTACGACCCGGAGGACTACCGGAGGCTGCTGGCGAAGACGGAGGAGGTCACCACCGTGGGCTCGCGTCACCCCAAGAAGGCGGAGCGCGTCAAGCGGCTCGTGGCCTACCTCGCGACGCTCAAGGGGGCGAAGGACGGCGAGTTCTCCGAGCTGAGCCTGGAGGGGCTGCGCAGCCCTCCGCTCGAGCCCACCTTCGTGGCCGCGGTGCGCGGCGTCAGCTCCGGCGTCGCGAAGGACGGGAAGTAA
- a CDS encoding SH3 domain-containing protein, translating into MRTRATWVAATMLLALPGAASAAKVGDALYVKAKNTRVMESALPTANVVAILQPGETVIWDGADAKEKRWHKVHTKAGKKGVVFQSNLATTPPNMELIVDDKSRERTQVSPAGFVASGAAVKALSPGAIQNGNSKSPDHARAVAEIQELEKLAGAIKPNAVAAHAQKAGLFAVVGASPEDAAKSSNKATSTTGRKKVSP; encoded by the coding sequence ATGAGAACGAGAGCGACCTGGGTCGCCGCGACGATGCTGCTGGCGCTGCCGGGCGCCGCATCCGCCGCCAAGGTGGGGGATGCGCTGTACGTGAAGGCCAAGAACACGCGGGTGATGGAGAGCGCCCTGCCCACGGCGAACGTGGTGGCCATCCTCCAACCCGGAGAGACGGTCATCTGGGACGGCGCCGACGCGAAGGAGAAGCGCTGGCACAAGGTGCACACCAAGGCCGGCAAGAAGGGCGTCGTGTTCCAGTCGAACCTGGCCACCACCCCGCCGAACATGGAGCTCATCGTCGACGACAAGAGCCGCGAGCGAACGCAGGTGTCGCCCGCGGGCTTCGTCGCGAGCGGCGCCGCGGTGAAGGCCCTCAGCCCCGGCGCCATCCAGAACGGCAACAGCAAGAGCCCCGACCACGCCCGCGCGGTGGCGGAGATCCAGGAGCTGGAGAAGCTGGCCGGAGCCATCAAGCCCAACGCCGTCGCCGCCCATGCCCAGAAGGCGGGCCTGTTCGCCGTGGTGGGGGCGAGCCCCGAGGACGCGGCGAAGTCCTCCAACAAGGCCACGTCCACGACGGGCCGGAAGAAGGTGTCGCCATGA
- a CDS encoding HEAT repeat domain-containing protein: MSDERPDALLKSALEKIVYFEARAEQLLSELNSTREEMEHLKRELAEAHQRELELRREVAELEVRVGRAQAEREESVRLTQALRGERNQLMEKLLDASRLRASTQERDEEDDDLGFDLASFISQLRSEALLRGESPRVIPAVMVPARGPAVPLPAEPARASATPEPPAPTPLLEPLLEGLSPVAREAQRFRQEGRLGVSAAQLAELSSSHGGIGTPTDETLFGFSVRELSAPDSAARVRAAERLKALAQPSAAPALASALHAETDATAQVALLQAFAALCREEGAQVVSPLLASPVPEVRIAALKALLTLAPRDAAPHLAQAMKDPDRSVRRRASLLALGLEGETARRLGEEAIHDADPEVRSLAALALGAGSGENARTLLLDALGDREPRVRKAAAQSLSRILGQDVSSVVDLDETHRRREIRRLATLPVRPVRARLEAPRAVVATVSVQAQAQATSAFAQVAAPSPHVAPVAVSHEVSATMSVGAPELAVVGVAARGAAGAAGMQAGQGVPPAGPRASALSAMMGASGASTAPNGASVRVASHSVAVPSQAAQGVPAHGVRALQGAVPVAPAPQGVPARGAPVPPGGVAPSAPAPQGVPARGAPVPPAAVAPTAPARQGVPAAVQAPPAAARPPSEAVAPGRAQPARLSPVQAALVAMGAPPPQPAVARPSEPARPAPGRSPTSPVEALCGQMLAEVRVAVRGRSLAELTAALSAPAELAQEALTLLSARGAVVRRGHKYFAA; the protein is encoded by the coding sequence GTGAGCGACGAGCGTCCGGACGCGCTGCTCAAGAGCGCGCTCGAAAAAATTGTCTACTTCGAGGCCCGCGCCGAGCAGCTGCTCAGCGAGCTGAACTCGACGCGCGAGGAGATGGAGCACCTCAAGCGCGAGCTGGCGGAGGCGCATCAGCGCGAGCTGGAGCTGCGCCGCGAGGTCGCGGAGCTGGAGGTGCGCGTCGGACGCGCGCAGGCCGAGCGCGAGGAGTCCGTGCGCCTGACGCAGGCGCTGCGCGGCGAGCGCAACCAGCTCATGGAGAAGCTGCTGGACGCCAGCCGGCTGCGCGCGTCGACGCAGGAGCGGGACGAAGAGGACGACGACCTGGGCTTCGACCTGGCCTCGTTCATCTCGCAGCTGCGCAGCGAGGCGCTCCTGCGCGGGGAATCCCCGCGCGTGATTCCCGCGGTGATGGTGCCCGCGCGGGGGCCGGCGGTGCCGCTGCCCGCCGAGCCCGCGAGGGCCTCCGCGACGCCCGAGCCGCCCGCGCCCACGCCGCTGCTGGAGCCGCTGCTGGAGGGGTTGTCGCCGGTGGCGCGCGAGGCGCAGCGCTTCCGGCAGGAGGGCCGGCTGGGGGTGAGCGCGGCGCAGCTCGCGGAGCTGTCGTCGTCGCATGGTGGCATCGGCACGCCCACGGACGAGACGCTGTTCGGGTTCTCGGTGCGGGAGCTGTCGGCGCCGGACTCGGCGGCCCGCGTGCGCGCCGCCGAGCGGCTGAAGGCGCTGGCCCAGCCCTCCGCGGCGCCCGCGCTGGCCAGCGCGCTGCACGCGGAGACGGACGCCACCGCGCAGGTGGCGCTGCTGCAGGCGTTCGCGGCGCTGTGCCGGGAAGAGGGCGCGCAGGTGGTGTCGCCGCTGCTGGCGTCGCCGGTGCCGGAGGTGCGCATCGCGGCGCTCAAGGCGCTGCTGACGCTGGCGCCCCGGGACGCGGCGCCGCACCTGGCGCAGGCGATGAAGGATCCGGACCGCTCGGTGCGCCGGCGCGCGTCGCTCCTGGCGCTGGGCCTCGAGGGCGAGACGGCGCGGCGGCTCGGCGAGGAGGCCATCCACGACGCCGACCCGGAGGTCCGCTCGCTGGCGGCGCTGGCGCTCGGCGCGGGCAGCGGCGAGAACGCGCGGACCCTGCTGCTCGACGCGCTCGGGGACCGCGAGCCGCGCGTGCGCAAGGCCGCCGCGCAGAGCCTGTCGCGCATCCTGGGGCAGGACGTCTCCTCCGTGGTGGACCTGGACGAGACCCACCGGCGCCGGGAGATTCGCCGGCTCGCGACGCTGCCCGTCCGTCCGGTCCGCGCGCGGCTGGAGGCGCCTCGCGCGGTGGTCGCCACCGTCTCCGTGCAGGCGCAGGCGCAGGCGACCTCCGCCTTCGCACAGGTCGCCGCCCCGTCGCCGCACGTGGCCCCGGTGGCGGTCTCGCACGAGGTCTCCGCGACGATGTCGGTCGGGGCCCCCGAGCTCGCGGTGGTGGGCGTGGCGGCTCGTGGCGCGGCGGGAGCCGCTGGGATGCAGGCGGGGCAGGGTGTCCCTCCCGCGGGTCCCCGGGCCTCGGCGCTCAGCGCCATGATGGGGGCCTCGGGCGCGTCCACGGCGCCGAACGGGGCCTCCGTGCGCGTCGCGTCCCACTCCGTGGCCGTGCCCTCCCAGGCGGCGCAGGGCGTGCCCGCCCATGGCGTCCGGGCGCTCCAGGGCGCCGTGCCGGTGGCGCCGGCGCCGCAAGGCGTGCCCGCCCGTGGCGCCCCGGTTCCTCCAGGCGGCGTCGCCCCGTCTGCTCCGGCGCCGCAAGGCGTGCCCGCCCGTGGCGCCCCGGTTCCTCCGGCCGCCGTCGCCCCGACTGCTCCGGCGCGGCAGGGCGTCCCCGCCGCCGTCCAGGCGCCTCCGGCCGCGGCGCGGCCCCCGTCCGAAGCGGTGGCTCCAGGCAGGGCGCAGCCCGCCCGGCTGTCCCCGGTGCAGGCCGCGCTGGTCGCGATGGGCGCGCCGCCGCCCCAGCCCGCCGTCGCCCGTCCCTCCGAGCCCGCGCGTCCCGCCCCGGGGCGCTCGCCGACCTCTCCCGTCGAGGCCCTGTGTGGGCAGATGCTCGCGGAGGTCCGCGTGGCGGTCCGAGGTCGCTCGCTCGCCGAGCTGACCGCCGCGCTGTCGGCCCCCGCGGAGCTCGCCCAGGAAGCACTCACCCTGTTGTCCGCCCGGGGGGCTGTGGTCCGAAGGGGGCACAAATACTTCGCCGCTTGA
- a CDS encoding extensin-like protein, translating into MKKAFEQNVSRAKPRLRLGALTGLVDPAAPAEPEAAAPAPAAEPDLSAEVRARIERSRAARPTAAEAMEAAIGAREPVFTGQPTVAEAAPVTYASSEPEAAAFEDAHPGVPVTFAAPPAVAFHLDGGHPPEAPVMTQGSSLPHVTATVAEPVARGEAPQTEVEVQMPAPPREEALDSEARRERLKARLKAVRENPRPEPLPATVAEAGQRAVERITHLQAELVKVKALNLSLTQDLEVARRQAEKATEEARLRMDEARRLSTEMEGRVKLLADLERELAALEGERDEALLSLQENRQALQASAREHEVLQEAVDQGKQALADSLAEEERLAGELESAKDEAASLRRAVEALQGERDVLAQQVASLTAERAELLEARKALEAVHRALSQAAAR; encoded by the coding sequence ATGAAGAAAGCCTTCGAACAGAACGTCTCCCGCGCCAAGCCGCGCCTCCGCCTGGGGGCGCTCACCGGCCTCGTCGACCCGGCCGCGCCCGCCGAACCGGAGGCCGCCGCCCCCGCGCCCGCCGCCGAGCCGGACCTGTCCGCGGAGGTCCGCGCCCGCATCGAGCGCTCGCGCGCCGCGCGCCCCACCGCCGCCGAGGCGATGGAGGCCGCGATTGGCGCCCGCGAGCCGGTGTTCACCGGGCAGCCCACCGTCGCGGAGGCCGCGCCCGTCACCTACGCGTCTTCCGAGCCGGAGGCCGCCGCGTTCGAGGACGCGCATCCCGGCGTCCCGGTCACCTTCGCCGCTCCCCCCGCCGTGGCGTTCCACCTGGACGGCGGGCATCCGCCGGAGGCGCCTGTCATGACGCAGGGCTCGTCGCTGCCGCACGTCACCGCCACCGTCGCCGAGCCGGTGGCCCGCGGCGAGGCACCGCAGACGGAGGTGGAGGTCCAGATGCCCGCGCCTCCGCGTGAGGAGGCCCTCGACTCCGAGGCCCGGCGCGAGCGGCTCAAGGCGCGCCTCAAGGCGGTGCGCGAGAATCCGCGCCCGGAGCCGCTGCCGGCCACCGTGGCCGAGGCGGGCCAGCGCGCCGTGGAGCGCATCACCCACCTCCAGGCGGAGCTGGTGAAGGTGAAGGCGCTCAACCTCTCCCTCACGCAGGACCTGGAGGTCGCGCGCCGTCAGGCGGAGAAGGCCACCGAGGAGGCCCGGCTGCGCATGGACGAGGCGCGCCGGCTGTCCACGGAGATGGAGGGCCGGGTGAAGCTCCTGGCCGACCTGGAGCGGGAGCTGGCGGCGCTGGAGGGCGAGCGCGACGAGGCGCTCCTGTCGCTCCAGGAGAACCGGCAGGCGCTCCAGGCCTCCGCCCGGGAGCACGAGGTGTTGCAGGAGGCGGTGGACCAGGGCAAGCAGGCCCTGGCGGACAGCCTCGCCGAGGAGGAGCGGCTCGCCGGTGAGCTGGAGTCCGCCAAGGACGAGGCCGCCTCGCTGCGCCGCGCGGTGGAGGCGCTCCAGGGCGAGCGCGACGTGCTGGCCCAGCAGGTGGCGTCGCTCACCGCCGAGCGCGCGGAGCTGCTCGAGGCGCGCAAGGCGCTGGAAGCCGTGCACCGCGCGCTGAGCCAGGCCGCCGCGCGCTGA
- a CDS encoding TspO/MBR family protein, with translation METCWEPSTRTVPGPVRRTALNPTLRTESVVALTAFGALTAGAAWVGARRSTADTRWYRRLRKPPFQPPPRAFGPVWTALYALIALSGWRVWTAPAGPARSRALGWWGVQLGLNAAWSWLFFARHEPRRALVDNLALLGSIGAYVAATREVDRPAAWMVAPYLAWVGFANVLNGEIVRRNPRESH, from the coding sequence ATGGAGACCTGCTGGGAACCCTCGACACGGACCGTGCCGGGGCCGGTGCGGCGCACCGCGCTCAACCCCACGCTGCGCACGGAGTCGGTCGTCGCGCTGACGGCCTTCGGCGCGCTCACCGCCGGCGCGGCGTGGGTGGGTGCCCGGCGCAGCACCGCGGACACGCGCTGGTACCGGCGCCTGCGCAAGCCGCCCTTCCAGCCGCCCCCCCGCGCCTTCGGCCCCGTGTGGACGGCGCTCTACGCCCTCATCGCCCTCTCCGGCTGGCGCGTGTGGACGGCGCCCGCAGGTCCGGCCCGCTCCCGGGCGCTCGGGTGGTGGGGCGTCCAACTGGGCCTCAACGCCGCGTGGTCCTGGCTCTTCTTCGCGCGGCACGAGCCCCGCCGGGCCCTGGTGGACAACCTGGCCCTGCTGGGCAGCATCGGGGCCTACGTCGCCGCCACCCGCGAGGTGGACCGCCCGGCCGCGTGGATGGTGGCGCCCTACCTGGCCTGGGTCGGCTTCGCCAACGTCCTCAATGGCGAAATCGTCCGTCGCAACCCCCGGGAATCCCACTGA
- a CDS encoding ParA family protein yields MEAPTYSSKQVAEMLGVSPKAIPEGARKDLYTPDDVWELRATLDKFPDKVGHRRQLFLNFKGGTGKTSLSTSYAWRLAELGYAVLLIDLDSQGHATKCLGYEGEEFEKTLLDVLVRKTPLAQVIQKSSLPNLDFVPSNLSMSTVDLALMPMAGREFKLRNALKDVEAQYDVVVFDAPPSFGLLNLNALMAANDLFVPVLADFLSFHGLKLLFETVQSLEEDLNHVLDHVFIVVNSFNATFKLAKEALDALQTHYPEFLLPTIIRQCTKFAQASSEGRPVFVADPTSKGATDIQAMIDNVLPRLVASAAAQSKKGTQQAG; encoded by the coding sequence ATGGAAGCGCCGACGTACAGCTCGAAGCAGGTGGCCGAGATGCTCGGCGTGTCTCCGAAGGCGATTCCGGAGGGCGCGAGGAAGGACCTCTACACCCCCGACGACGTCTGGGAGCTGCGCGCCACCCTGGACAAGTTCCCGGACAAGGTGGGCCACCGGCGCCAGCTGTTCCTGAACTTCAAGGGCGGCACCGGCAAGACGTCCCTGTCCACCTCCTACGCCTGGCGCCTGGCGGAGCTGGGCTACGCGGTCCTCCTCATCGACCTGGACAGCCAGGGCCACGCCACCAAGTGCCTGGGCTACGAGGGCGAGGAGTTCGAGAAGACGCTGCTCGACGTGCTGGTGCGCAAGACGCCCCTGGCCCAGGTCATCCAGAAGTCCTCCCTGCCCAACCTGGACTTCGTCCCGTCCAACCTGAGCATGTCCACGGTGGACCTCGCGCTGATGCCCATGGCCGGCCGCGAGTTCAAGCTGCGCAACGCCCTCAAGGACGTGGAGGCCCAGTACGACGTCGTCGTCTTCGACGCGCCCCCGTCCTTCGGCCTGCTCAACCTCAACGCGCTGATGGCGGCGAACGACTTGTTCGTCCCCGTGCTCGCGGACTTCCTCTCCTTCCACGGCCTCAAGCTGCTCTTCGAGACGGTGCAGAGCCTGGAGGAGGACCTGAATCACGTGCTCGACCACGTGTTCATCGTGGTCAACTCCTTCAACGCCACCTTCAAGCTGGCGAAGGAGGCGTTGGACGCGCTCCAGACGCACTACCCGGAGTTCCTGCTGCCGACCATCATCCGGCAGTGTACGAAGTTCGCCCAGGCCTCGAGCGAGGGCCGCCCCGTGTTCGTCGCGGACCCCACGTCCAAGGGCGCCACCGACATCCAGGCCATGATTGACAACGTCCTGCCCCGGCTGGTGGCCTCGGCCGCCGCCCAGAGCAAGAAGGGCACCCAGCAGGCCGGCTGA
- a CDS encoding ferritin-like domain-containing protein: MKTSTRTIGPNRTGIATSPSDSADIFQEAQRRQPTTPGDGSRILEVRQRYAREAEGLGHVPPPANLKGMAKTAVKMLQGTRPTVFIDKLGERLAFERSGSRLYEGALAKLDVFGSWPEGPTREGLERILQDELSHFALIRESLTRLGADPTAMTPSTDLVGVLSKGIPAALADPNVNLRQSLEGLLVAELADNASWELLIDLARGLGHDELVAHFQVALDAEAEHLVMVRGWLAAGIAQEARVAEPEEAGAPA, encoded by the coding sequence ATGAAGACGTCGACCCGCACCATCGGGCCCAACCGCACGGGCATCGCCACCTCTCCCTCCGACAGCGCGGACATCTTCCAGGAGGCGCAGCGGCGTCAGCCCACCACGCCGGGGGACGGCTCGCGCATCCTGGAGGTGCGCCAGCGGTACGCGCGCGAGGCCGAGGGCCTGGGCCACGTGCCACCCCCCGCCAACCTCAAGGGCATGGCCAAGACCGCGGTGAAGATGCTCCAGGGCACCCGGCCCACCGTCTTCATCGACAAGTTGGGCGAGCGGCTCGCCTTCGAGCGCTCCGGCTCCCGGCTCTACGAGGGCGCGCTCGCCAAGCTGGACGTCTTCGGCAGCTGGCCCGAGGGCCCCACCCGCGAGGGACTGGAGCGCATCCTCCAGGACGAGCTGTCCCACTTCGCGTTGATTCGCGAGAGCCTCACGCGGCTGGGCGCGGACCCCACCGCGATGACACCCTCCACGGACCTGGTCGGGGTCCTGTCCAAGGGCATCCCCGCCGCGCTCGCGGACCCGAACGTCAACCTGCGTCAGTCCCTGGAAGGGCTGCTGGTGGCGGAGCTCGCCGACAACGCCAGCTGGGAGCTGCTCATCGACCTGGCGCGGGGGCTGGGCCACGACGAACTGGTGGCGCACTTCCAGGTCGCGCTGGACGCGGAGGCCGAGCACCTCGTCATGGTGCGTGGCTGGCTGGCGGCCGGCATCGCCCAGGAGGCCCGCGTCGCGGAGCCCGAGGAGGCCGGGGCTCCGGCTTGA
- a CDS encoding adenylate/guanylate cyclase domain-containing protein encodes MAGETWKSIRLRWRDHWRLMVGVAVLSTALAALAWRVGWLDDLERGAYDQALTTFTHGRGMSPRVSVVVIDQSSLDGIRANERYTLNFGSWPYSRNLWARVVEQLEAEGARAIVFDAVMDERSSDESTDLAFAQVLRGTRVPFFLGVSTNANAQPLPRADFAREPASPLAPPPPAAPVASAGDALPTEALPGPGDAEGVRAAAGPREDADTFPEDEDPEAREFTDAPDEVPVASVTPERMARALAWPVLARGHALPTLEVPDTEESHGEAGTGHAMRRPVPPIPVLVDAVDGFGLVDTETDTDGFMRRTRFAYTDGLNTYPTLPLRVVAGLSGATEVTLEGKALTVGTRRYAVDADGGAAIDYGGGELHERFRTVSLLEVLDGWVRRSQGRPSGLPVGAFADKVVVIGGTALGLSDIKATSFKAEVPGVMKQAAVLDTLLGNGRFITRAPLAVDLGVTLLVALVSVVLLMTTRWLPLEIVWPLALMLGMHWVTGRSLASGTHVLTALPAMAGVLASVSAVAFNHLVANAETEFIRAAFSRFMEPKLVEQMISQRQLPRLDGENVEISAFFSDIRGFSTFSERFKEDPRQLVRILNTYLTRVSGALLKEGGCLDKYIGDAVVCLFGAPMRQDDHALRACRGALAAKAEVDRLREEFRAQGLPDVYTRIGVNSAVNFVGNFGSEQLFSYTAIGDGMNLAARLEGANKAYGSVIMIGPRTYELAKDAIEVRELDRVRVAGKTEAVTVYELLALKGGLDARKRATVERYHAALALYREARFDEAAAALEALHAEDAEDGPTRALLERCHKYAKAPPPGFDGVANLDK; translated from the coding sequence TTGGCAGGCGAGACGTGGAAGAGCATCCGGCTGCGCTGGCGCGACCACTGGCGGTTGATGGTGGGCGTGGCGGTGCTGTCCACGGCGCTGGCGGCGCTGGCGTGGCGGGTCGGGTGGCTGGACGACCTGGAGCGGGGCGCGTACGACCAGGCGCTCACCACGTTCACCCACGGACGTGGGATGTCCCCGCGCGTCTCGGTGGTGGTCATCGACCAGTCGTCCCTGGACGGCATCCGCGCCAACGAGCGCTACACCCTCAACTTCGGCAGCTGGCCCTACAGCCGCAACCTCTGGGCCCGCGTGGTGGAGCAGCTCGAGGCCGAGGGGGCGCGCGCCATCGTCTTCGACGCGGTGATGGACGAGCGCTCCTCCGACGAGTCCACGGACCTGGCCTTCGCGCAGGTGCTGCGCGGCACCCGCGTCCCCTTCTTCCTGGGCGTGTCCACCAACGCCAACGCACAGCCCCTGCCCCGGGCGGACTTCGCGCGCGAGCCCGCGTCCCCGCTCGCCCCGCCCCCACCCGCCGCGCCGGTGGCGAGCGCCGGTGACGCGCTGCCGACGGAGGCCCTGCCGGGGCCGGGCGACGCGGAGGGCGTCAGGGCCGCCGCCGGTCCGAGGGAGGACGCGGACACCTTCCCCGAGGACGAGGACCCGGAGGCGCGCGAGTTCACCGACGCGCCCGACGAGGTCCCCGTGGCGAGCGTGACACCCGAGCGCATGGCGCGCGCGCTCGCCTGGCCCGTGCTCGCGCGAGGCCACGCGCTGCCGACACTGGAGGTCCCGGACACCGAGGAGTCCCACGGCGAGGCCGGGACGGGCCACGCCATGCGCCGCCCCGTGCCGCCCATCCCGGTGCTGGTGGACGCGGTGGATGGCTTCGGGTTGGTGGACACGGAGACGGACACGGACGGCTTCATGCGCCGCACGCGCTTCGCGTACACGGATGGACTCAACACCTACCCCACGCTGCCGCTGCGCGTGGTGGCGGGCCTGTCCGGCGCGACCGAGGTGACGCTGGAGGGGAAGGCGTTGACGGTGGGGACACGCCGGTACGCGGTGGACGCGGACGGCGGCGCGGCCATCGACTACGGCGGCGGCGAGCTGCACGAGCGCTTCCGCACGGTGTCGCTGCTGGAGGTGCTCGACGGCTGGGTGCGCCGGAGCCAGGGGCGGCCCTCCGGGCTCCCGGTCGGCGCGTTCGCGGACAAGGTGGTGGTCATCGGCGGCACGGCGCTGGGCCTGAGCGACATCAAGGCCACGTCCTTCAAGGCCGAGGTCCCCGGGGTGATGAAGCAGGCGGCGGTGCTGGACACGCTGCTGGGCAACGGGCGCTTCATCACCCGCGCGCCCCTGGCGGTGGACCTGGGCGTGACGCTGCTGGTGGCCCTGGTGTCGGTGGTGCTGCTGATGACGACGCGGTGGCTGCCGCTGGAAATCGTCTGGCCGCTGGCGCTGATGCTGGGCATGCACTGGGTGACGGGGCGGTCGCTGGCCTCGGGCACGCACGTGCTGACGGCCTTGCCCGCCATGGCGGGCGTGCTGGCCAGCGTGTCGGCCGTGGCCTTCAACCACCTGGTGGCCAACGCGGAGACGGAGTTCATCCGCGCCGCCTTCAGCCGCTTCATGGAGCCCAAGCTGGTGGAGCAGATGATTTCCCAGCGACAGCTCCCCCGGCTCGACGGCGAGAACGTCGAAATCAGCGCCTTCTTCAGCGACATCCGAGGCTTCTCCACGTTCAGCGAGCGGTTCAAGGAGGACCCTCGCCAGCTGGTCCGCATCCTCAACACGTACCTGACGCGGGTCAGCGGCGCGCTGCTGAAGGAGGGCGGGTGCCTGGACAAGTACATCGGCGACGCGGTGGTGTGCCTGTTCGGCGCGCCCATGCGCCAGGACGACCACGCCCTGCGCGCCTGTCGGGGCGCGCTGGCGGCGAAGGCGGAGGTGGACCGGCTGCGCGAGGAGTTCCGCGCGCAGGGCCTGCCGGACGTCTACACGCGCATCGGCGTGAACTCCGCGGTGAACTTCGTGGGCAACTTCGGCAGCGAGCAGCTCTTCAGCTACACGGCCATCGGCGACGGGATGAACCTGGCCGCGCGCCTCGAGGGCGCGAACAAGGCCTATGGCTCCGTCATCATGATTGGCCCCCGCACGTACGAGCTGGCGAAGGACGCCATCGAGGTGCGCGAGCTGGACCGGGTGCGGGTCGCCGGCAAGACGGAGGCCGTCACCGTCTACGAGCTGCTGGCGCTCAAGGGTGGCCTGGACGCGCGCAAGCGCGCCACGGTGGAGCGCTACCACGCGGCGCTCGCTCTCTATCGCGAGGCGCGCTTCGACGAGGCCGCGGCGGCGCTCGAGGCCCTCCACGCGGAGGACGCGGAGGATGGGCCCACGCGGGCGCTGCTGGAGCGTTGCCACAAGTACGCCAAGGCGCCACCGCCGGGCTTCGACGGCGTGGCGAACCTGGACAAGTGA
- a CDS encoding DUF924 family protein gives MVSAEEVLDFWFGQPADPVRNPACIRPRAVWFQRDAAFDAECHQRFLIPHERAAACELVEWKGEPRSCLALLLLLDQIPRNLFRGTPRAFATDAKARSVARHALARGLDMALPSVWRWFMYLPFEHSEEVHDQRLSVSLFEVLTLNHPASREPLDYARRHRDVIERFGRFPHRNDTLGRATTPEEARFLQEPGSSF, from the coding sequence ATGGTGAGCGCGGAGGAAGTGCTCGACTTCTGGTTCGGTCAACCCGCGGACCCGGTCCGCAACCCGGCGTGCATCCGCCCACGCGCCGTCTGGTTCCAGCGCGACGCGGCCTTCGACGCGGAGTGCCACCAACGCTTCCTCATCCCCCATGAGCGCGCCGCCGCGTGCGAGCTGGTGGAATGGAAGGGCGAGCCGCGCAGCTGTCTGGCGCTGCTGCTCCTGCTCGACCAGATTCCCCGCAACCTCTTCCGGGGAACGCCGCGCGCGTTCGCCACGGACGCGAAGGCGCGGTCGGTGGCGCGGCACGCGCTGGCGCGAGGGCTGGACATGGCCCTGCCCTCGGTGTGGCGCTGGTTCATGTACCTGCCCTTCGAACACAGCGAGGAGGTCCACGACCAGCGGCTGTCGGTCTCCCTCTTCGAGGTGCTCACGCTCAACCACCCCGCCAGCCGCGAGCCGCTCGACTACGCCCGGCGACACCGGGACGTCATCGAGCGCTTCGGCCGCTTCCCGCACCGCAACGACACGCTGGGACGGGCCACGACGCCGGAGGAGGCGCGCTTCCTCCAGGAGCCGGGCTCGTCGTTCTGA